The Oncorhynchus mykiss isolate Arlee chromosome 14, USDA_OmykA_1.1, whole genome shotgun sequence genome segment TTCCTCTTAAGGAAGCTACTTGAATATATTAAATAAAAGGAACTGAACATTTTAGTTTTGTTTGGAAGAATGAGAATACAGTCTAACAATATGTAGGTTCAGGTTTTCAAGCTATGGCTCATAAACAGCTAGCAGGTGTGCTGTCTTAGTTAGCTGTCTAACTATTTCTAATTATTGCATCCCATTGTTGACTACAACCTGGCAACCCAACCTGATATTTTCTCAAGAGAGGTCAAGTGGCTACACTCTGCAGAGCTTAAGTGTGAGGAGAAGTCTCACCTGCTCTCTTGTCGGGGCAGGCTGCTAGCTGGCTGGGTCTCCTCAGGTAAAAGTGTGTGCCGTGCATCGACCAGGGGCTGGACAGTGGTGgaggaggtagaagaggaggaggagaaggaggaagaggtgcAGGGGGCAATAGCCAAGGTGGCATTGGCTCCGGTGCTGGGTCTCAAGATTGGGGGGTGATGTATGGAGGAGGGCCCGGGGGTGGGGAGTAGCTTAGCCTGGGCATTAGTTTCAGTCACCAAGGAGGGGGCCACAGAGGAGGGACTGGAAGCatgcagagagacaccaggccTTAACCTGGCACTCATGGGGCTTCTGACGTTTGGGGCTACTTTGGCATGGAGGTCTTCGAAGCTGATGGTCCCGGTATGTTTGGATGGGGAACGTTCCGTTAAGCAGTTTTCTTTTGTAATTGACTGAGTGGAActatttgtgtttgttttttgcaAGGAAACAAATAATTTAGCTGCCTTGAACGTTGTCTCTCTATCTGGTGACAAAGGTGAGGAAAAATTTGATTTGGTGGGTTGATATGAGAAGGGTACTTCAATGCTCTCTGTGAGTACATGCCCAGGAGACAGTGATTGGTGAAGAGGGCTCTCATGCAATCCTTTGCCAGGGCTATTTGCACCACCGTTGCCGTAGAGCTCTCGTATCATTCCCTTGAGACTTCTGTGTGAACTAGAACCCCTTGGTGAAGACTCATTGACAGGCTTGGTTCGTTTGACCAGAGGCTGACTCAATTCCTGTTTATTGCGTACAACTTCCTGTTGCATTCCAATCTGTGGAGAAACTGGAGAAGTTCTAATGTGACATGAAGGGTCTACTATTGAACTGTCTATCTTTGATTTATAAATGTTGCCTTTTCTATTCAGTGGAgattgtgtgtgttttatatcTACAGTGTCTCTAGTGATGTCTTCAGACTCAATGTTAAGACTGTTAGGCGTAAAAATGCTATTGTTCTTATTGCTTGCCGGATCTCTGCCTGATGTGTTCAATTCACAACCTCCATCTTGCCAATTGTCTTGACAAAGCGAGGCTTCTGGTAAATTTGCTTTTAGGGCAGAGTTGACGTCTATAGTACTAGGCTTCTGAAAAGTTAGCATATCCTCTGCAGATAGCCGTATATCATGAGCAGAAGATGCTATGTGAGTAACTTGTGGAGGTTGAGGAAAAATGCCACCTAAACTTTTGAGGGTATGCACTGGAATCATTTCAGATGGAGATGGGGAAGCATCAGAAGCAGAGTCAATAAAACTAAAATCAGAGTTACTTAGATTTTTATTTAGATCTTCCAAGGTTAGTGGAGGCGATTCATGATGGATGTTTCTGGACTTGGTAGGTTTATCTGGGTGAATTGAGAATAATTCCATTGTTGGATCTGGTGTAATTGACGCAATGTCAAGCGTCTTAAGACTGGATTTAGAGTGTTTTGGGGAAGACATATACAGTAGGTCGGCAACAGTCATTTCACTATCAAGAAGCATTACTGGTAGAGATAAGGCTTTGATTTCAGAAGGTGAAGTGTTCTTTACAATGGCGTCTTCTCTAACAGTGGGACTGGTGTCCGTCGTATCCTCTGAGGCTAACAATATTATCGAATCCTTTACATTCGGGTCTAGATGGTTTTCTGTTGCATCTGGCCATAAGTCCTGCTCAGTAAACATACATTTACAGCTATCATCTACATCTCGCAATGGTTCATAGTCAAACTTCTTGAAGTCATCTTCAGACTTGAATGGAGATGGAGACTCTGGAGAAATATTGGCATAATGCTGTGAGTGTTCGGTATGAAAGTCGGACATGTCACTGCTGACGAGAAGGTCTTTGCCTAAGCTTGGGTACAGGTGGGGACTTGGTGTGCATCTCTTGTGCCCGCCTTCTCTTGTGTGCTGCAGGGAAGCTGCGCCCGTTTGTGACAGGAGACAGGCCTCTTTCTGCACAGCCAGCTCCTGACCCCTGTGCAACCAGCTGTCAGAAGATCTCTTGTTTACCAAAGGTCTTGTTATGGGCCTCCGTGGAGGCAACGGTGGAGGCTTTGCTTCTTCTTCACTCATCCGCATCTCCTCAATGGGTGGAATAGTGTTACCCTTATGTGGAGGAGTGCTTCTTACTTGAGCTTGCCACGAGGTTGCATTCGAAGGGTGATTGGTAGGAGAGCTCTTTGGCGAATTCAGCCTGCTGGACGCAAAGGCGTCAAAGGACTCGTCGCATTCTCTTCCCAAGCTCTCTGATATGGAGCGAGAGGTGAACGGATTCGGGGGGCTGGCAGTCACCGCTCTCGGGAGTAAGGCAGGGAGGGATGTCTGCCTGGCTACAGGCCTGGGCCGCTCGCGCCGTATTGCGGCCATTTTCTTTGGCACTGCGACATCGTGGGCAGTACTGGGGATGCAAGGCAAAGCTGTGGAATGACAGGGGGAGCAGGTGGCGCAAGGGGGGGACCTCCGGGCCTCTTCGGTTATGAGGTCCTCAAAAAAGGGGTTACACTGCAGACACGGGAGGAAGgggtttgagagagagatggggttgtGTGTCAGAGATGGGGTGAAGGTGTTAGTGGGATGGCCACTGTCGGGTGAGGCACGGCCAGTGGAAGAAGAGCACTGGGTGGGAATGGGGGagcgaggggggaggggaggaggggtgtctGAGTCGCTTTCTACCTTAGAAGAAACTTCCAGCCTGTGGAGGGAAGGCACAAGCAGTCCTCTTTGTTAATTCTGTGCAAGCTGACCCATTCAAAATATGGGTGCCATTTTCTAACACACATAGAAAAAGGTAACCCAGATGTCTAAAGAGAAGAAGCATCTCATGCCAACTACTGTCTATTTGAGGACTAGCTTCAAATATTTTCATATGTGAATATGCTACAATTGCCCAAAAATGCAAACAATAACGTGTTATGGAAAACAGCAACAAGAGTGTACTACAAAAAGCAAAATAACATTTAGCAAATTACTGAAGCAAGGTGAAGAGCAAAAATGCAAGATGTACTACATTTGGAACAGTAATAGAAACAGTAATACTGCAGATAATTTAATAGCAAAAACAGGTGATTAGTGTATTGGGCCAGTATTCATAAAGCATCACAGAGTAAAGTActaatctaggatcagtttggacttttagatcataatgaataaggttACATGGACAGGgaggatctgatcctagatcagcactcctattctgaTATGCTTTATGAATACTGGCCCAGATGTTCCACAACATACCAAACCTAAAGCTTAAAGTGCAGGTAGATCTTTCTCTGTATACAGTATCTGATTCAATCACTGTATACAGTATCTGACCCCAAGCAAGGTTGagtgaaatatactgtatatgccaTTATTTCCTTTTCAACTCGTCACATGGCCTCTGTCTTTGATTTCCTCTGATTCAAAGGACAGTAACGTTACATATATTCTTATACAAATGGCCTAGATGTCGACTATTATCCTGTGTTAATAGTACAGTATGAACCTTAACATGTTGTGCCTTACATGAGGTGATATGAGATtgcagcactttgtgacaactgctgatgtaaaaagggctttataaaatacatttgattgatttgaaatGGTAGATGAACTGGCCACATTTCTATTTGAAAGGAACAAGGGGCAGCATAAACACTGAACACAAGGAAATCAAATACCTTCCCAGATGTAAATGTCTGTGTGCTTTTGATGGAAGGCAAAACTGTATGAAGTCCTGGAGTGTGGAGACATCTGAAATGACCCTCCACTCACCTTGGCTTGTTCTGGGAGTCACTGGAGCCAAACCAGCCTCGCAGTCTCCCCTCGGTGAGAGGACAACCCTGGCTCGGCGCCAACTTGGCAGGTAGAGAATCACTCTTCCCTCCAGAGAATAACGACTTTCTGAGCTTTTTCCTTTTGTCTGCTGAGTCCACCGTGGTGTTGGAAGACAGCATTGAGGCAGCTGCCAGCACAGGACGACCCCCCACCTGTGCGCTTTGAACCTGGGAGACATGAGGTACGGCCTCCTTCTCCACATACTCATCTTCCTTATTCACCTTGTCGAAGGACCAGCGCCGTCCCTCACCGGCTGAACCATTGTCCTCGTTCTGCTTTGTGAGGTTCTGCAGCgaacgagagaggggggag includes the following:
- the LOC110489005 gene encoding uncharacterized protein LOC110489005 isoform X1, coding for MMSFIDLNDDQRWVPTHVNVTVLRARGLRTKGKHGGSRYVYTIIQVGKEKYTTGLVEKATVPEWNEECCFELLPGILEDGVRSAFPSGSGDLVLTIMHRVLIGLDVFLGQAILPLDKIFQDGMCPRDEWLKLNSKAGRKEKERGEIQVTVQFTRNNLTASMFDLTMKDKPRSAFGKLKDRVTGRKIGDMESSSAIVPGRFATLSGSLGKPFREGDRGEGGEDPVEVAEEKRSKVKDFFKGKGKLRSSSDTRSCSSLASESSVLSLTSERPCPPPLDLGILVDPSSPPSSPIYSNKVKVDTHHRDTDLAKKVLNNTQSSPKILTHNRTLSDEASRITTTAVPQPCPAVESLKGQGMTPSQSSLCINGSHIYGSEPVGPKGSGTLPSKLVLLEKCSPLSRSLQNLTKQNEDNGSAGEGRRWSFDKVNKEDEYVEKEAVPHVSQVQSAQVGGRPVLAAASMLSSNTTVDSADKRKKLRKSLFSGGKSDSLPAKLAPSQGCPLTEGRLRGWFGSSDSQNKPRLEVSSKVESDSDTPPPLPPRSPIPTQCSSSTGRASPDSGHPTNTFTPSLTHNPISLSNPFLPCLQCNPFFEDLITEEARRSPPCATCSPCHSTALPCIPSTAHDVAVPKKMAAIRRERPRPVARQTSLPALLPRAVTASPPNPFTSRSISESLGRECDESFDAFASSRLNSPKSSPTNHPSNATSWQAQVRSTPPHKGNTIPPIEEMRMSEEEAKPPPLPPRRPITRPLVNKRSSDSWLHRGQELAVQKEACLLSQTGAASLQHTREGGHKRCTPSPHLYPSLGKDLLVSSDMSDFHTEHSQHYANISPESPSPFKSEDDFKKFDYEPLRDVDDSCKCMFTEQDLWPDATENHLDPNVKDSIILLASEDTTDTSPTVREDAIVKNTSPSEIKALSLPVMLLDSEMTVADLLYMSSPKHSKSSLKTLDIASITPDPTMELFSIHPDKPTKSRNIHHESPPLTLEDLNKNLSNSDFSFIDSASDASPSPSEMIPVHTLKSLGGIFPQPPQVTHIASSAHDIRLSAEDMLTFQKPSTIDVNSALKANLPEASLCQDNWQDGGCELNTSGRDPASNKNNSIFTPNSLNIESEDITRDTVDIKHTQSPLNRKGNIYKSKIDSSIVDPSCHIRTSPVSPQIGMQQEVVRNKQELSQPLVKRTKPVNESSPRGSSSHRSLKGMIRELYGNGGANSPGKGLHESPLHQSLSPGHVLTESIEVPFSYQPTKSNFSSPLSPDRETTFKAAKLFVSLQKTNTNSSTQSITKENCLTERSPSKHTGTISFEDLHAKVAPNVRSPMSARLRPGVSLHASSPSSVAPSLVTETNAQAKLLPTPGPSSIHHPPILRPSTGANATLAIAPCTSSSFSSSSSTSSTTVQPLVDARHTLLPEETQPASSLPRQESSPHPVKPLTTTASQGEKKEGRSFLEKLKSSIHSGLAAKQTLAEAETEIEESLTDRSAQYEQLTKMELISLLLQQQMDMENQKAASEQQAVPLKKHEAEMKKIKAQVRDLEDYIDRLLVQIMEQTPTLLQVRSRHK